In a genomic window of Micropterus dolomieu isolate WLL.071019.BEF.003 ecotype Adirondacks unplaced genomic scaffold, ASM2129224v1 contig_9739, whole genome shotgun sequence:
- the cunh18orf25 gene encoding uncharacterized protein C18orf25 homolog isoform X2, with translation MKMADSEKAEEFVDAECPLECLDEAQSATASVQGEQDELLKTETTTSTSSPPREKEADSPFHTEGEQSLLSMPCLMKELRRDSPESQHASTGSDKPVSHHIYESDSSNPCMLSPSSSGHLADSDTLSSGEEGAAPPVGAEGNMEATNDPGQAAGRQTSAPATGGRKSRRSRSESEMPPNAMVAKKNRCQPTMVAAGGQEKQTNGKMAKVKGHRSQKHKERMRLLRQKREAAARKKYNLLQDSSTSDSELTCDSSTSSSEDDDDDTSGGSKTIKTDISAGFRRASERSRVGAHIHGLLDTGSWDRNGIGSVLEEAMTRFAVMQRQTEERFRIWMEKLAHLDSDNDSSKRSSDALEGQQHPSQGARPSPPSSYLPSSESAETMAAYMLARESNTLNPTPINNNNILPEVVTQNGNLGVPDPGLLNV, from the exons ATGAAGATGGCTGATTCAGAGAAGGCAGAGGAATTTGTGGATGCTGAGTGCCCCTTAGAGTGCCTCGATGAAGCACAATCAGCCACTGCTTCTGTTCAGGGAGAGCAGGATGAGCTTCTGAAAACAGAGACTACCACTAGTACCAGTTCACCACCGAGGGAAAAGGAGGCAGACAGCCCCTTCCATACAGAGGGTGAGCAGAGTCTCCTCTCCATGCCATGTTTGATGAAGGAGCTCCGCCGAGACTCCCCAGAGTCCCAGCATGCTTCTACAGGGAGTGACAAGCCCGTATCTCATCATATCTACGAGAGTGACTCCTCAAACCCCTGCATGCTCTCCCCCTCTTCCAGTGGCCACCTTGCTGACTCAGACACACTCTCCTCAGGGGAAGAAGGTGCTGCTCCTCCCGTAGGAGCAGAGGGCAACATGGAAGCTACAAATGATCCTGGGCAGGCAGCAGGAAGGCAAACATCTGCCCCAGCCACAGGGGGGAGGAAGTCTCGGCGTTCACGTTCGGAGAGCGAGATGCCTCCTAATGCGATGGTTGCAAAGAAAAACCGCTGCCAGCCCACCATGGTAGCCGCCGGAGGGCAGGAAAAACAAACCAATGGCAAGATGGCAAAAGTGAAAGGTCACCGGAGCCAAAAACATAAGGAGCGAATGCGTTTGCTGAGGCAAAAACGAGAAGCAGCAGCACGGAAGAAGTATAACCTGCTGCAGGACAGCAGTACAAGTGACAGCGAGCTCACATGTGACTCCAGCACCAGCTCCTCTGAGGATGACGATGATGACACTTCAGGAGGTAGCAAGACAATCAAGACAGATATTTCAG CTGGCTTCAGACGTGCATCGGAGAGATCCAGAGTGGGCGCCCACATTCATGGGCTGCTGGACACCGGTTCGTGGGACAGGAACGGCATCGGCAGTGTTCTGGAGGAGGCCATGACGCGCTTTGCTGTGATGCAGCGCCAGACTGAGGAGCGCTTCCGCATCTGGATGGAAAAGCTTGCACACCTCGACTCGGACAACGACTCGTCCAAACGCTCAAGTGATGCCCTAGAGGGGCAGCAGCATCCCTCCCAGGGGGCACGGCCTTCCCCACCCAGTTCTTATTTGCCATCGTCAGAGTCTGCAGAGACTATGGCTGCCTATATGTTGGCACGAGAGAGCAACACTCTCAACCCCACCCccataaataacaacaacatccTACCTGAAGTGGTCACTCAGAATGGAAATCTAGGTGTTCCAGACCCTGGTCTCTTGAATGTTTAG